The proteins below are encoded in one region of Mangifera indica cultivar Alphonso chromosome 7, CATAS_Mindica_2.1, whole genome shotgun sequence:
- the LOC123221487 gene encoding wall-associated receptor kinase-like 9 — protein sequence MGAHPLLLLSVFHIILSLWQIKASQNLCPNSCGSVKISYPLGIGEGCYLNKLFEVTCANSSGSPRAFLNSLRLELTGILHPSSSFIVKFPRNSSFNLSGTPFSFSNADNMVIAIGCKNYLNQKDSRCHSFCTCDPKKNDGCCNFLCTLPQNRKFVNVNLSEIYPESFPRDCSSAFMVHKAWLELKNPYVLKEKEVFPAIIEWGKYGGSCVEFYNSHKITNCSTDDNCVIQLNSDYFCLCHDQRSHSYGVCKGRGGLLCVSKNNSGCSTCPYGYEPYQSEDQETWCSPSSIRKPPVKYIISIGFDAGLGVMLLIVVTWRLYKFIQKRKAIKLKQKLFIINGGNFEKTKLFTSKELEKATDNYHASRVIGEGGQATVYKGMLPEGRIIAIKRSKIVDESKFEEFITEVILLSQISHRNIVQLVGCCLETKVPVLVYEFVSNGNLYQHLHDQNEKFPLTWEVRLRIASEVSSGLNYLHSAASISIYHGDIKSANILLDEKFQVKVSDFGTSRSISVDQTHLTTQVKGTFGYLDPEYFWSSQFTEKSDVYSFGVVLAELLTGQKPICSTNIDEDRSLATYFLYAMKENRLFEILDPRVMKEAGKEEIMKFANLIIKCLDLNGKNRPTMREAAIELAGIRASTHSSSMHHINIDDTNFVLAELNSFEDSLSFPR from the exons ATGGGTGCTCACCCTCTTCTTCTGCTGTCAGTGTTTCATATCATTCTCTCACTTTGGCAAATCAAAGCTTCACAAAATTTATGCCCAAATAGCTGTGGCAGTGTCAAAATATCGTACCCTTTGGGAATCGGAGAAGGCTGCTACTTAAACAAGCTGTTTGAAGTAACCTGCGCCAACTCTTCTGGCTCTCCAAGAGCTTTCTTAAACAGCCTTCGTCTAGAATTAACCGGAATTCTTCatccttcttcttccttcatCGTCAAATTCCCCCGGAATTCAAGCTTCAACCTATCTGGAACcccattttccttttcaaatgcAGACAATATGGTCATTGCCATTGGTTGCAAAAACTACCTCAATCAGAAAGACAGTCGCTGccattctttttgtacttgtGATCCTAAGAAAAATGATGGCTGCTGTAATTTCCTTTGTACCCTTCCTCAAAACCGTAAGTTTGTCAATGTAAACTTGTCAGAAATTTATCCTGAAAGTTTTCCCAGGGACTGCAGTTCCGCCTTTATGGTTCATAAAGCTTGGCTTGAGTTAAAAAATCCAtatgttttgaaagaaaaagaagtctTTCCGGCAATTATAGAATGGGGGAAATATGGAGGTTCATGTGTGGAATTCTATAATTCACACAAAATTACCAATTGCAGCACAGATGATAACTGTGTCATACAATTAAACTCGGACTATTTTTGTCTTTGCCATGATCAAAGATCTCACAGCTATGGAGTCTGCAAAGGTAGAG GTGGTTTGCTTTGTGTTTCAAAGAACAACAGTGGTTGCTCCACATGCCCATATGGCTATGAACCTTATCAAAGTGAAGATCAAGAAACATGGTGCTCACCTTCATCAATAAGAAAACCTCCAGTCAAATATATAATCAGCATAG GTTTCGATGCAGGGCTCGGAGTGATGTTACTTATCGTTGTAACATGGAGGTTGTacaaattcatacaaaaaagaaaagcaatcaAGCTGAAGCAGAAGTTATTTATAATCAATGGTGGAAActttgagaaaacaaaattgtttaCCTCAAAAGAATTGGAGAAAGCCACTGACAATTATCATGCCAGTCGAGTTATTGGTGAAGGAGGCCAAGCCACTGTGTACAAGGGAATGCTCCCAGAAGGAAGAATCATAGCCATTAAAAGGTCCAAGATAGTGGATGAAAgtaaatttgaagaattcatTACTGAGGTCATATTATTGTCACAAATTAGTCACAGAAATATAGTTCAATTAGTAGGCTGTTGTTTGGAGACTAAAGTTCCTGTTTTAGTCTATGAGTTTGTTTCCAATGGAAATCTGTATCAACATTTACATGACCAAAATGAAAAGTTTCCTCTCACATGGGAAGTAAGATTGAGGATTGCTTCTGAAGTTTCAAGTGGGCTAAACTATTTGCATTCAGCTGCGTCAATATCTATATACCATGGAGATATCAAATCTGCAAACATacttttggatgaaaaatttCAAGTGAAAGTGTCAGATTTTGGAACTTCAAGGTCTATTTCAGTTGATCAAACTCATTTGACAACTCAAGTAAAAGGGACATTCGGGTACCTTGATCCAGAGTACTTCTGGTCAAGCCAATTTACTGAGAAAAgcgatgtttatagttttggagtaGTTCTTGCTGAGCTTTTAACTGGGCAAAAGCCAATTTGTTCTACTAATATTGATGAAGATAGAAGTCTTGCAACGTATTTTCTATATGCCATGAAAGAGAATCGCCTATTTGAAATCCTTGATCCTCGAGTTATGAAAGAAGCTGGAAAAGAAGAGATTATGAAATTTGCCAATCTCATAATAAAATGTTTGGACTTAAATGGAAAAAATAGACCTACAATGAGGGAGGCAGCAATCGAATTGGCTGGGATTAGAGCTTCAACACACTCTTCAAGTATGCACCATATTAATATTGATGACACTAATTTTGTTCTCGCTGAATTAAATTCTTTTGAGGATAGTTTATCCTTTCCTAGATAG